In one window of Musa acuminata AAA Group cultivar baxijiao chromosome BXJ3-2, Cavendish_Baxijiao_AAA, whole genome shotgun sequence DNA:
- the LOC135586840 gene encoding probable inactive poly [ADP-ribose] polymerase SRO2 isoform X1 — MGVIRRISSLDPKQGLGMAARFGKQQEEKLLASNNGEGGGGGLVSGTPQAFDGNGMVRVSKDSEEFILLRHRFYSSIGSLVPHCSLVDLHRVLYSTPTRRTRWEAFHRSLEAVAQKHDGNANDKFAFAEASKDRIIQIVNDGFDVSGTPEDGGYFGLGLYVTPEPVAINSVMSSVVDRDGLRHVMLCRVILGRTEEVVRGSGQSQPGSVDFDSGVDDMKFPTRYVVWYPEVNSRVLPLYVLSIKVDFRSRGLRQEPISRPTSPWISIRNLICVLSKCLPRSTMCQIKKTHCEFMERKFSRQQLVSRIRQVAGDKILLAAIRSFRAKRAAAASLASRRRD, encoded by the exons atggGAGTGATCCGAAGGATTTCGAGTCTTGATCCAAAACAAG GTTTGGGAATGGCGGCACGATTCGGGAAGCAACAAGAAGAGAAATTGCTCGCATCGAACAatggggaaggaggaggaggaggactggTTTCAGGAACGCCCCAAGCATTCGACGGCAACGGGATGGTTAGAGTAAGCAAGGACAGCGAGGAGTTCATCCTCTTGCGACATAGGTTCTACTCAAGCATTGGGTCGCTTGTCCCGCATTGCTCCTTGGTGGACCTCCATCGCGTCTTGTACTCGACCCCGACTAGGCGAACACGGTGGGAAGCCTTCCATCGGTCTCTCGAGGCCGTGGCGCAGAAGCATGACGGCAATGCCAACGACAAGTTCGCGTTTGCCGAAGCTTCCAAGGACAGAATCATTCAGATCGTCAACGACGGTTTCGATGTTTCCGGGACGCCCGAGGACGGTGGATACTTCGGACTTGGGCTCTATGTGACTCCGGAGCCTGTCGCCATCAACAG CGTGATGTCTTCGGTCGTCGATCGCGATGGATTAAGGCACGTAATGTTGTGCCGTGTAATCTTGGGCAGAACGGAAGAGGTTGTTCGTGGCTCCGGACAATCTCAGCCCGGTTCGGTGGATTTTGATTCAGGGGTTGATGACATGAAATTTCCCACACGATATGTCGTGTGGTACCCTGAGGTGAACAGTCGTGTTCTACCTCTGTATGTCCTGAGCATCAAAGTGGACTTCCGCTCAAGAG GACTTCGCCAAGAGCCTATTAGCAGACCAACATCACCATGGATATCCATTAGAAACCTGATATGTGTCTTGTCCAAGTGTTTGCCCCGTTCCACAATGTGCCAAATCAAAAAAACCCATTGCGAGTTCATG GAGAGGAAATTTTCTCGGCAGCAGCTGGTATCCCGCATTCGACAGGTAGCGGGGGACAAGATTCTACTAGCGGCAATTAGATCTTTTCGAGCTAAG CGAGCAGCAGCTGCATCTCTTGCTTCCAGGAGGAGAGATTAG
- the LOC103975244 gene encoding uncharacterized protein LOC103975244 — protein MAADAIAVAKEALKPSRSDEEDERASLFSSYIGLSFALFLGLLPKSSAAYVSSLQSRNRILAMKLFEAEDQLRQLRSRRKEDAKANARVTEIYAGHRTRWQQEEKRLLQRIDAADEEAASLRARIKETERAEAELRAAVERLEKEVAERDEMLDFMARKVEGDGFSEKGVMGADGGLEPMDHGELDREFSGVRVSGALEPVLEERFLARNGEFEGMADLFAHQNNYVKEFLMPPVDMKLWMDRSAGWQDMQYDSLESTHNMKHLVARRESPWKVDGESSGVSSKLKLLEQELVNLEKLGKEDPSKILSLMRKQSKRYQSLAGKIDDLCRKMRLNDPCDPTLSPEFRTQRQTEFLLEAFRLQHTASETRQKLSTLQAEATKSYLGDDLTVKDKLNTRRSLDSIRNNFKEIQRNLEIWLARIMGDLEGILARDGASRVRDYYSSPFPFGR, from the exons ATGGCAGCCGATGCGATCGCAGTGGCGAAGGAGGCGCTGAAACCCTCGCGGTCCGACGAGGAGGACGAGCGggcgtccttgttttcctcctacaTCGGCCTCAGTTTCGCCCTCTTCCTGGGGCTCCTGCCTAAGTCCTCGGCGGCGTACGTGTCGTCGCTCCAGTCCCGCAACAGGATCCTGGCCATGAAGCTGTTCGAGGCGGAGGACCAGCTCCGGCAGCTGCGGTCGCGGCGGAAGGAGGACGCCAAGGCGAACGCCCGGGTGACGGAGATATACGCCGGGCACCGGACCCGGTGGCAGCAGGAGGAGAAGCGCCTCCTGCAACGGATCGACGCCGCGGACGAGGAGGCTGCGTCCCTGAGGGCGCGGATAAAGGAAACGGAGCGGGCGGAGGCGGAGCTGAGGGCCGCGGTGGAGCGGCTGGAGAAGGAGGTGGCTGAGAGGGACGAAATGCTCGATTTCATGGCCAGGAAGGTGGAGGGCGACGGGTTCTCGGAGAAGGGGGTGATGGGGGCCGATGGCGGGCTGGAGCCGATGGACCACGGCGAGCTCGACCGGGAGTTCTCGGGGGTTAGGGTTTCCGGCGCTTTGGAGCCGGTTCTGGAGGAGCGCTTCTTGGCCCGGAACGGGGAATTTGAGGGAATGGCGGATCTGTTCGCTCATCAAAACAACTATGTGAAGGAGTTCCTGATGCCGCCTGTGGATATGAAACTGTGGATGGATCGATCGGCTGGATGGCAG GACATGCAATATGACTCACTTGAATCAACACACAATATGAAACATTTGGTGGCAAG GAGGGAGTCCCCATGGAAGGTTGATGGTGAATCATCAGGTGTTTCTTCCAAGCTTAAATTGCTGGAGCAGGAATTGGTTAACCTTGAAAAACTAGGAAAAGAAGATCCGTCCAAGATCCTGTCATTAATGAGGAAGCAATCCAAGAGATACCAATCTCTTGCTGGCAAAATCGATGATCTATGCAGGAAAATG CGACTAAACGACCCCTGTGATCCGACACTCAGTCCAGAGTTCAGGACACAGAGGCAGACCGAGTTCTTGCTTGAAGCCTTTCGCCTGCAACATACTGCTTCCGAGACAAGACAGAAGCTGAGCACGCTCCAAGCCGAGGCAACAAAGAGCTATCTGGGAGATGACCTAACGGTGAAAGACAAATTGAACACAAGAAGATCCTTGGATTCTATCCGGAACAACTTCAAAGAGATACAGAGGAACTTGGAGATCTGGCTAGCGAGAATCATGGGTGATTTGGAGGGCATCTTAGCAAGGGATGGTGCTTCACGTGTAAGAGATTACTATTCATCTCCATTCCCCTTCGGCCGATGA
- the LOC135586840 gene encoding probable inactive poly [ADP-ribose] polymerase SRO2 isoform X2, whose amino-acid sequence MAARFGKQQEEKLLASNNGEGGGGGLVSGTPQAFDGNGMVRVSKDSEEFILLRHRFYSSIGSLVPHCSLVDLHRVLYSTPTRRTRWEAFHRSLEAVAQKHDGNANDKFAFAEASKDRIIQIVNDGFDVSGTPEDGGYFGLGLYVTPEPVAINSVMSSVVDRDGLRHVMLCRVILGRTEEVVRGSGQSQPGSVDFDSGVDDMKFPTRYVVWYPEVNSRVLPLYVLSIKVDFRSRGLRQEPISRPTSPWISIRNLICVLSKCLPRSTMCQIKKTHCEFMERKFSRQQLVSRIRQVAGDKILLAAIRSFRAKRAAAASLASRRRD is encoded by the exons ATGGCGGCACGATTCGGGAAGCAACAAGAAGAGAAATTGCTCGCATCGAACAatggggaaggaggaggaggaggactggTTTCAGGAACGCCCCAAGCATTCGACGGCAACGGGATGGTTAGAGTAAGCAAGGACAGCGAGGAGTTCATCCTCTTGCGACATAGGTTCTACTCAAGCATTGGGTCGCTTGTCCCGCATTGCTCCTTGGTGGACCTCCATCGCGTCTTGTACTCGACCCCGACTAGGCGAACACGGTGGGAAGCCTTCCATCGGTCTCTCGAGGCCGTGGCGCAGAAGCATGACGGCAATGCCAACGACAAGTTCGCGTTTGCCGAAGCTTCCAAGGACAGAATCATTCAGATCGTCAACGACGGTTTCGATGTTTCCGGGACGCCCGAGGACGGTGGATACTTCGGACTTGGGCTCTATGTGACTCCGGAGCCTGTCGCCATCAACAG CGTGATGTCTTCGGTCGTCGATCGCGATGGATTAAGGCACGTAATGTTGTGCCGTGTAATCTTGGGCAGAACGGAAGAGGTTGTTCGTGGCTCCGGACAATCTCAGCCCGGTTCGGTGGATTTTGATTCAGGGGTTGATGACATGAAATTTCCCACACGATATGTCGTGTGGTACCCTGAGGTGAACAGTCGTGTTCTACCTCTGTATGTCCTGAGCATCAAAGTGGACTTCCGCTCAAGAG GACTTCGCCAAGAGCCTATTAGCAGACCAACATCACCATGGATATCCATTAGAAACCTGATATGTGTCTTGTCCAAGTGTTTGCCCCGTTCCACAATGTGCCAAATCAAAAAAACCCATTGCGAGTTCATG GAGAGGAAATTTTCTCGGCAGCAGCTGGTATCCCGCATTCGACAGGTAGCGGGGGACAAGATTCTACTAGCGGCAATTAGATCTTTTCGAGCTAAG CGAGCAGCAGCTGCATCTCTTGCTTCCAGGAGGAGAGATTAG